From Gimesia panareensis, the proteins below share one genomic window:
- a CDS encoding ABC transporter permease — protein MNQSTPTAHKPAFLLPILTLAHREVVRFVRQRTRVIGALIQPILFWILFGAGLRGSFQAPAWAPAGMTYQEYFFPGVAVMILMFTAIFSTISIIEDRKEGFLQGVLVAPVPRSSIVLGKLLGGTILAVLQAVLFIFLGPLLKLVGLAPDFETGVTLASLIPLILFLFLLGFSLTALGYLIAWPMESTQGFHAIMSVFLMPMWLLSGSFFPAGDSGWLLWIIRGNPLTYGVTGLRRILSSDVTLPTAPGNPSMMVCLTVTAVVCIIYVVLAIWMTGQRATRNAR, from the coding sequence ATGAATCAGAGTACGCCCACCGCCCACAAACCAGCGTTCCTGCTGCCGATCCTGACGCTCGCCCACCGCGAAGTTGTCCGCTTCGTCCGACAACGCACCCGCGTCATTGGCGCCCTGATCCAGCCGATTCTGTTCTGGATCCTGTTTGGTGCCGGTTTACGGGGCTCCTTCCAGGCGCCCGCCTGGGCACCCGCCGGTATGACCTACCAGGAGTACTTCTTCCCCGGTGTGGCCGTCATGATTTTGATGTTCACCGCGATCTTCTCCACGATTTCAATCATCGAAGATCGCAAGGAAGGCTTTCTGCAGGGAGTGCTCGTCGCCCCGGTTCCCCGCTCCTCGATTGTGCTCGGCAAACTGCTGGGCGGCACGATTCTGGCCGTTTTACAAGCTGTCCTGTTCATTTTTCTGGGTCCACTGCTGAAACTGGTCGGACTGGCCCCCGACTTTGAAACAGGCGTCACCCTCGCCAGTCTGATCCCCCTGATCCTGTTCCTGTTTCTGCTCGGCTTCAGCCTGACCGCGCTGGGCTATCTCATCGCCTGGCCGATGGAATCGACACAGGGCTTTCACGCCATCATGTCCGTCTTCCTGATGCCGATGTGGCTGCTCTCAGGCTCGTTCTTTCCCGCAGGTGATTCCGGCTGGCTCTTGTGGATCATTCGCGGCAATCCGTTAACCTACGGCGTCACCGGACTCCGGCGGATTCTCTCCTCCGATGTCACGCTTCCGACGGCTCCCGGCAATCCCTCGATGATGGTCTGCCTGACCGTCACCGCGGTCGTGTGTATAATTTATGTAGTACTTGCCATCTGGATGACCGGGCAGCGGGCCACCCGTAATGCCCGTTAA